In Salvia miltiorrhiza cultivar Shanhuang (shh) chromosome 4, IMPLAD_Smil_shh, whole genome shotgun sequence, the DNA window tcaaatttttaatatatttaactattttttgTCCGAATATATTTTatccaaataataatattattgtttttctaatttgtgaGACCCTTTCTCCATCACATTAAAATCTGTGCCGACTCCATGAGAAATATTTCAgggagacagagggagtatatttttttttcgagaCTCAGCTGATATAGAAAGAATATTAATCAACTATAACAATACTTGTGGAGAGAGATTGTGGTTAAATTTATAATCCTACAACCAATTTCTGTTCTCGCTTTTCCGGCGATTGGTAATTAACACACAATATTACTGTCACTTGAAGTTGTTACAATAAGCAACCAAAATTAGTGAGCGAAATGAATAAATAGTGAATGTGAGGTGACTATCATGAGATGAAATCAATGTTTAATCTCTCAACAAAACtggttttcataaatgaaatGAAGATGCAAGGATACGCCTATGCttgcaaggaaagaaataaaCTCCTTTTAAAAGGAGAACTTGAAGGCACCCACCTTGGAATCAGCAACAGACTCCCAGAAAGAAAGTTTCTTCGACTTCTCCTCTGCTTTCAGTTTCAGCTCATCTATGGTTCCCGGCAGCGCCCTTTCGATAGCATTCTTGAATTTCTCGTGCAAATTAACTCTATCTCTCGTGCCCGACACAAGAGTGCTTGCATTAGGCCTCTTTAGAAAATCTAAAACGTTCAATAAATTCCTCCTGCAATAATACAACATTAATCTTCAGTTTTTGCAGCTTAACCAAGATGATGCTGGAACTACTACACAGAAAGTTCAACAtcattatattctctctccctcactaacTTGAATTATCAACACCACAACTTTTTCATCATATTTCACCTTCCTAAATTTTATTACTACTTGCCATGATCCAGCAAATTATTAGCTCTACGCCACGAAGAGTGTAGATGAGCAAAATGTGCCTATTATGAAACCTATTCATGCATTTTCCAACTAATTCTTTTATATTCTTCCATgggagaaaaataaaaatgtgggATTGGGAATTTGGTGGAGGTCTTTCTACAGTGAACTTCACTATAGGATGAGGCACACACCGGTTCATCTGTCCTAATCAAATCctaattgtgattaataaacaTAAACCCAAACTAGAGACTAACTGGGGTTGGTGAACCCCAAAAGTTTTATTGgtttaatatatctaatacCTCCAAATAATTTTATGTTACTGCCCTCTTAAAGAAAGCATGGCATGTTCAGTGAAGTAGCAGCATGAAAGATTTTAAAGATACTCTTATAAGACTTATACAGGACGACGACATATGAAAGTCTATAACCGAAATGATACGTTTACATTGTTAAGAACATCAACTAATACTACAAGCTAGACCAAGAGAGAGTATATGGAAGCATGGATTGGTGTAGCAACAAAAACAAAGGAAGTGGAGAGCACAATGGAGAGAAATTATACCTGCTAGCAAAATTTTGTGTGATGGCCACAGAATCTTGGAGGTTAATAACCAGATGCCACCATCCATTTGGCACAAATATGACTTCTCCTGCTTTACAAATGCATTCAACGGGCCTCTTTGCCCAAGTTTTCGTAGCATTGTAGAAGTTCATAAACCACTCAATTATGGAAACAGGGCAAGCAACCTCTGCACCATCCGGGCTCGGATGCACCCCAGGAGGCACCACATCAGGAGGAAACAGCACCCACTTCTTGGAACCTCTTACCACTGCGTTCCAAGCAGAGGTCGAGTTAGGATCAATGTGGAAAGACGATCCAGACCCTGCCGGCCCTATTATAATCCATCTATAGTCCGGCCTCTCACTTCCCAAAACACTAAAAAGATCCTCACTGAAATACTCAGGAACCTCATAATCCATCCCCAACTGAGGAACTTTCTCACCAAACTTAGGGTCGAAGAGATACAATGGCCGTTCCTCCTTCACTTGATCTGAGTACCTAAAGTAGTCCTCGAGCTTCATCTGCACCGGCCCAACCGAGAACTCAGTATCACCACAAACTTCAACCAGATACTCTCTATCCCATTTCTTCATTGCAGGCCATTTCCCCAGACAACCTTCCAACAACACCGGCTTATTCGGCTCCTCAAAGCTCGATATAAATTCATCAACAGAAATTCCCCTTCTCCTCACTATGTTATCCCTCTCAAGCCACTCAGATTTCATCTCAAGATTAGCACACAGCCAACTCTGAAACAAGTAATCAGAATAAAAGTCCCTAATTCTAACCCCACTGCTGACAATCATGAACGAGCATCTATAAGCACTAACAAAAGTGTTTTTCCAAGTCCCATTGTACAAGAATCCATTTTGACAAGTATCCAGCACAAGATTCCTCCAAAGAGGCTCTTGATTGCAGAAAACATAGAAAGATTTGCTCACAGTTGATAAAACCCCCAATTGGGCCCCACTGAGAAATGCAAGAATCTCAAGAACGAGCTCATCTGTGAGGATTTGGAGATTACCTAGGCCTGTGTTCCTTGAGTTGATGGACGAGGAGCTGAAGTAGAGATTACCCAATGGTTGGACGCCGTGTGAGTGGGATTGAGCCGAGTTTTTCAAGCTGAATATACCTTCTTCAGTTTGCTCGTATTCTTCGTCTTCTGTTGGTGCCAAGGCTGTTGCTTGattttttaattcaagttttGGTTTCTTTCTGATTGAGTTCGGCCTCTTGGAATGGGTTAGACGGGATTGTTTCGATTTCTTCGATCTAGACTTGAGCCATAGATTTTTGGAGCTAAGCATTTTGAACAACGGCAGCGTCGGCGGCGGTTGAAACCGCCGGAGAGTATTTGCTGGGCTGGAGGCGGAGGGAGGAAACGCAACCAACCCTTAAAAGGATTTTACACTAGTACTAATCCCACGTCAGTAGAGGTTAAACAAACGTACTGTATTAGACATATTTTGGGGCGATTCTCATAAATTAGTTTTAAAAATACATAAGCTTTACAAGTTTTCCCACTAAGAATGCGTTTGCTTTGGTGATAaaaatttcattgaaaaatgatgaataaaaaaataagaaaatattatatttttctctttattttatcAGATGTTTTGGATAATATTTTTACACTCctaacataaaataatattatccgacattaaaaaaatgagtgaaaaaaaaCTGCTAGAAAAAAATATTCACCATGTCTCGAGAAaatttttcattataataaacatatgaaaatgagtgaaaatatattttttctctcattttccatcaaagtaaacgtatGTTTTAATGGACGAGCTTCATGCAATGATGCTCGAAATCGAGTTTTGTTTGGAGAATGATATCAGTCCGTTGAAGGTGTGGTTCCTGAAGATTTTTGAAGTTTTCAATCATGCGAAAGATCACATTGTTCTAGATTTTTGTCATGTCCGTAGAGAAGCTAATCGGGCAGCACATTGTTTGGCGAACTTCACCGCGTCTTCTTTTGGTGTAATTATCTGGAAGTAGAGCTTACCTGCTTGGCTCTCAAGTATTGCGTCTCGTGATTAAATATAAGCTCCCGTTTATtctcggaaaaaaaaaatagtaaccTATTTGTTTCGATTAAAATTAAAgacaatatttaaaaaaataaataaagtggtGCTGCCTAATACTGTGGATATAGCTGTAGAAATTACCCATCCTTGTGAATGTAAGTTACCAGAAACGATCACCTATCCACCGTAGGCAAGCATAATGTGCCTACCACTGAtgtgataattttaattagagaagcAGAATGTGCTCACCACTGATGTGACAatcttaattagagtaagatatgCTAATTCTCTTTCCAAATTAAAATTACCACATCAATGATAAGCACATTATATTTTCCCACTGATGTGACAatcttaattagagtaagacaattttaattagagtaagatatgtTAATTCTCTTTCCAAATTAAAATTACCACATCAGTGATAAGCACATTATATTTATCTACAGTGGAATTATATTTGCCTATGGTGGATAGGTGATCGATTCCGTGTACGTCACTTCAAAAAAATCTGACCAAATTCAAAGCGACTGATAATCCACAAGGGCGGGTAGTTTTTATATTACATCCACAATATTAAGCGGCATcactttatttaaaaaaaaatcttgtctTTAATTTTGATTGAAACAAATAGATTAGTTGTGTTGGTCCACATACTGAACAGTACTAGTGGTGACGCATATGATGAAGGCCGTATTATAAATCAAAACTTGCACAAGGAGAGAGCAGAGGTTGCTCAATGTGCGTCccaaggaaaaacaaaaatggGTATATATGACAATTGGGGTACAAGAAAAATAACAAATCAACATTAACGTGTGAagtaaaaggaaaagaaaaccACAAGAGACATTGGCAATATACAGCAGAGAACTATCTAAGAGGGGCACATTTAGGACTAAATTTGCACAAACCCAATTCCCAAATTGGCTGATAAACCGAAAAGAATATAATATCTCCTATATCGACAAATGGATGTGTTCTAGATGTATGCTATGCCACAGTTGAAGTAACGCGACCAATCCCCTTAGCAAGATATCCACAAGAAAAACCTTCACGCACAATCCAAACACCAGAAAAGCTTTAAACCACTCAGCATCCAAACAGGTGATAACAGGCTTCAGGGATATGGAACAAAGACCAATCAGTCTCAGTTTCGTAGGTTTACTGTTGACACAACCCTGCGCTGTCCGACACGAGGACCTCGGTCTAAAAGCATTAGCAAACCCTCATTTTTGGCAGACTTCCCAAACATGTACCTGAGACACTCACAAAAAGAAATATGAGTTCATAATGGTAAAAATCATACAATTTCTAACTGCATTAAAGATATTGTGCTATCCAGAGAATCAATCTGACTGATTTCCACTCCTCTGATGTTTAATATCTTCCATTATTTTGCTCCCTGATTCTCACGAAAAATGTTTATCTGCAAACTGATCCGTCTCCTATCCCAATCAATAAGTGATCTGCATATCCTCCACTACTTTTACTAATTACTAGCTCTTCCTTCAATGAGGTTAACACTTATAATCTGTTATTACTTTTGAGGATAGCTACTATTAAGAATTTTATTTGGCAGAGGCTCCAGCACTCTGATATCGTAGACAATATTACGTTATTACTATAACTAAGACATGCAGGCAAAAATGGAGCTTATCGAAGTGACTATACAATATCAATGGGCTAAGGATGCTCTATCAAAAACAGCAGAAAAGACTCAAAGAGTATAGAGCAAAAATTTCTGATATTCAATAATCTCCACAAGTTAGTCACACGTTTTCATGGTATTGTATCTTACCTGCTTCTGCGTGCTTTCCTTCTCCAGAAAACAAAAGATACAACCCACTGAACAAAGAGAAATACATCGTCAGCATTTATGAAAAATTTATTTACAAGATCTATGGATGTAGCTCAAAATAAAGTCCTGCAATTAGAGGTTTAACAAAGAGCTTCCACATGTGACCAGtcatgaaaataaaaaacttcAGATGGAAGCAATTACAGGATTCTTAAACAACAATGGATCTGTTTACTAGACTTCTGAGAGCATAAGTGCCATTTATTTGGACTATAGGAAGGAGAATAATATACTTGCAGTGATAGACTGGCAGCCAGAAGATGATCTCAAGTGCGAGCGAACATggcaaaaaataaaagttggaaGAAGTCAATAACAACATAAACTACATAGTATCATGATGCTGCCAAATCTGGAATCGTAGATCTTAATGGTAGGTGTCATATCTACTAAAAGAAGCTCAGAATCAAAACTGTTCTTGCAATCATAAACTGAGGCTGCACTTTCACTTGTCTGAACCACAAGGCCAGTACAGGGCTATATAGTGCGAGGTTGTTGAAGGTTAGTTGCATAACCACAGAGATTAACCAAGTTTGTGCAGATACTAATGTTTGTTTGATCCGAAGTGTGATTTCAGATAATGCAGCACAACAATAACAGGAAAGATATATCTTTCATGTGTTCAGATACAATTGGAATGGAAATAATTCAAGTATTTACCACTATCATTACCTTGAATAAGGAAATGAAGCTTAAACTCTTAGTTGCTGGCTTCTTCTGGATAGGCATTGGTTTTGCTGGTGCCATTTCTTTGCACAAGTTCTCAGCTATCTCTTTCAACAATACCAGTTGTGCTTTATCAGTCCCAACAGATATAAGAGCCTGCCTCATTGATTCTCTATCAGCTTCAAGAGCCTGAAGCCTTGCATACAGCTTCTGCATCTCTAGGTCCATAACATCAGAATGTTCTAGTGACTCCCTAGGACTTTTTGTATAGTCATCATATAAGGAGCCAACAGAAGCCTTATGATCCATGACACCATTAACTGCAGATCCTTGATGAATGGAATCTATTGTGTAAACTCTGTCATTTACGTCATCTCCAACTTCAGATGCATTGTCCACTTTCCTGAAATTAGGGTTCAAATCCAAATGGGAAAATACTGTCTTCTTGAAACTGCCACCACATTTTGGGGAATCTGTGGCAAAATCTTGACCCATTTCTTTAATCATTGAAAATTGTGAATTTGAGCTATCAGTAGATAACTTCCTAAGATGCTTAGGCCGCCTTGGAGATTGACCAACAGTTACCTTTTCAAGCATATTTTTCGTGCCAAAGTATTCCAAATCAGGCTCAATGGTTCTAGGACTTTGCTCCAATTCATTGAGCCTGTACTCGAAATCCTTCAGCTCATACCGAGAACGTGGGGTTTCCCCAAATGGATATTTCTCAATGTCGGCAGTTTCATCATCCCCATCTGGATATGCCTGGGATTCATTTATATTGCATTTGAGAGGCGGGTACATCTCATATGCAGGAAACTCATATTGTCCTTCAAGATTCTCTGTCATGCTTGTGTTTTGGCTTGCGACCTTTTCTCCATCGGCTTCGGACTCCGTGAGACCAAAACTCATCATCCTGTGTTTATAGGCCTGAACCTCACAGGTAAGAGAATGAATGGTCTGTTCCCTCTTATACAACAAATCCTCTAGTGCCAATGCCTCTTGCTGATCATGCGCCATTTTCCCCTCCGCAAACCTCTTAAACTGCCTTGCCTCCATATGAACCTCTGCCTTCTCCCTCTGCAGCCTCAGAATCATAGACATGGCCTCGTTTGCAGCAGAAGAAGATGCATTTCTCTCCTCTTCCAATTCCATAATGAGATCCTGGATAGTCTGCTGCTGACTGCTGACTGTTTCACGCAGTGCCATACATTCATTTTCTACCTCCACGCGGGCATTTTGCGGTACAACAAGTCCCGGGACAGTAAATTTGTTTTCTTCCTTGACATCATCATATTTACGCTTGACAGACCGGAGACACGCCTCAGATGAGGCCGTGTTCGTCATTGAACAGCTGCACCCACAGTCACAACACTGGACATGGCTCATCGATTGGAGCGAATCATCTAGCTCCATGGATCAGTCAATACACATCCAACGCAACTCAAGACCCAGAAACTCACAATTTTACCCCAACTATCAATGTTTTTAACACGAAgaactataaaataaaattctcaaTAAATTCAGAATTCAAAAGCTCCAACTCCTCCACccgtatatatattaataaactTCCCTTCAAATTATGCATGAATTTTCCCCTCTATTCCTCAATCTAGACATAAGAAACCAATGGTTCCGGATATAAGTAATTCAATCGCCCAAATTCCCTGCAAACACATGACCGAGAAAACGCATAAACAAAGGCGTACGACATTTTCTCCTGCAGAAAAGAGATATTTCCTGAATTACGTGAGAAAAAACGAACCTGGAATTTTCCCGGGAGGCCGCTAATAGTGAGAATGATATTCTCCGGAAAGGCAAAGGTGTTTCTCTGCAACAAATTCTGATCTGAAGGGGAAATCAATCTCCCGGTGGAATTGGGAGATTGAGGGAAAGGAAATTATGATTGGGGGAGGATTTGAAACCCTATCCGTTTCGGTGATGTATTATTCTCTGCCCAGTATTTGTTTTTGTGTTTCGGagtttattttttgattttgattttgcttCGTGTTTCGCGAAAATCTGATAGCTgatttttagagagagagagaagagagagataggGGGAGAGGTTGTTTATTGTTGGTTGGACTTTGGAGAGAGAAGATAGGCAGAGGGGTAAATTCGGAAGTTTACATTAAGCGTTTTTGACTTATCAGAGCGCGTGCGGCTCGCGTGTCTTATTCCTGGTAATAGCAAATAGGATTTGGTATACGACCCCCAACTGCCTCTCACCCttcaaattttgtattttacaattttaacaaGTCTTATTAAACATTAATGCAGGCTTCCACCTATCTTTTTGTGctttttacttatttatttgttaagaaCGATTATTTTACCAACAACCTGAAATGTCATTTACTCATGAAAATGACGAAATGGGATGGTTACTCTTTATCATCTTAGGTTTTGTCCATTTCTATGGATGAAGATTGAGGAAAATTATCTTAATCTATTTTAAATTATCTAAgtatatttactattttaataatatttatatttctttttatcATAATTTCACCTCTGTTTGATTTTGGTTGATGGAGATGGTAGTCTTTTGTTGATTCAATGAATTAATGAATCGACTTGACATTTCCATGATATGATAAttttttgaattgcatgagaGTATGATTGTCACTTGTAACTAAAAAATAAACCGATTTAATCAAATATAACGGTCAATGGCTTCAAAGAAAATTATTGGCTCaaaaggatttttttttctcttccaaTGAGAGTTAGACTTGCATCTACTTTTGTGGAAATATATGaagattatattttattataatcagaTTATATGTAAAGTATTTtactataatatttattttgttttatcaatTAAGGATCCTACTAGTAGAATATTAAGTTATCATGTTTCCCAAATTtctcttataattataaatagatagaaatattattattgatatattaCGTGTAATTATTATTCAGTGTTGGGTAAAATCAAACAGTTTATCAATGCGTTGAAAATTACTAAATCATACAAACATAGAAGGAATATTCAAAGCAATTTTCATTCAACTAGAGCAAAATCAAACTAAGCGACAGAGAGACTAAAAAAGACCCCTTTTGTGcactttaaaaagaaaaaaaatgatttggGGAAGGAAAATATATGGCCTTGATTCCCAAAGACCCCTTTCTATACTTTCTCCCTCCATCCATgaatattctatatttattacttCATTCGTCTTATTATTATTGCCCTGTTTTTCTTATTAGCCCACGtataattgagtatttttaaaaattgaaaagagaTTCAactaattgaatccattacttattGTTTGGTTTGGATAATGAGTTAGctattacccttacttgagggtaacccaatcacccaatttgttactccttaaaatagagagaaaacaaaagaaatgaaatctcttactaatgatttattttcattgttaaaccaaacacctcaatataagtaatgattattgttactattccactcatttatttgattccattcctctacttaaGTCAAGCGAGCACTTAATTAGAGTGTCCTATTAATATTGATATATTTCTagttttgataataattttatattacaaTATGATCTCACACACATTTATACATTTTTacactataattttatttttctaaatatcCGTCCCCAAAGAAAATAGGCCAACAATaatggaatggagggagtattattttcgtTCATTCAtatatgttttcatttttttcaaaattaccctttatattttaaatctcattCACACTCACTAACAAAATACCCaaacaattaatatatttgatggatcactttctccactcaattttGATGGAAGATCTTCTACACTTTATACATAcctttcaattatttattaaaatatgtgtcatACACTGTACCGCAAAATTTTTGTGGACGTAGGGAGTGCATTGAATTTTAAGGTATTCTACTCTTATTTTATTGACGTATGAAAAGTAGGAATACTACTAACACTAAATTATAAGACTTGTCGAATTAGTGATATTTTATAAGATATTGTGGTAAAAATCAATATAAtattgagagagggagagatctcaaaaaaatataagaTGAGCGCAGAATaatttcataatcataaataGATAAAGTTGATGAATTCTTAAAATTGGGAatgattgaaatttgaaatcaaGTTGTGCGTGCCGCTCAACGAAGAGAGAAAGCGTGTAGGAGGGCACGTCTTTAGGGATGGATATATAGTTTGTTGAATCTTATGTTTATCCATTCAATCTTaaactatattattatataatgataGGCCATAAATTCATGAGTGACCATCATTAATTGGTAGGTTTTTACATTCGGGCTGGGTCATGCTACTTGAGTTTCTGCAATCAAAGTTGGCTGCTGCTGCGACGGTTTAAAAATGtgtatttaatataatatctactataatttatattcaaaaGTATTCTCATATAATATAAGATGTGGGTCtgattaaaactatatatttataaaagacgTACTTTAACTCAAAATTCTAACCTGTTctttttcatatataaataatatgacGCAAAGCACAACCAATATCAAGAATTAAGAAGACTGATCTCTAATCAGAGAATTAAGAAGACTGATCTACTCGAAATTATTTGTAGCTAGGGTCCAATTAATACAgccaaattcaaaaaatttgcGTCAACTTTTAATTCCAACATAAACTTTCAAATCTTAAAATTTAATTTCGAACTTTTGAATCATTTTGATAGactaaatattatttaaaaatcttgattcattttatttgacATTATTTAACTCTACTTATTTAAAAAGTTGAGGAAGGTTGCAAATAAATTTGAACTTAATTAGATGGATTTGATTGATAGTAACATCAAATTAAGATGCCGATGAGACTTGGCTCAAATGGAGCTGAGACACTCAAAGACTCTCCTGAGAGTTGTTTTTCCACTTTTATGTGGGTACTGGGTAGTGATTCCGCCCAGCCGCTTTGTATATATGACGGAAGTCATAAACTACAATTCGTATTTGCAGAAGTAATCAAAATTAGAGCATATATTATAAGTTCATAAATTAGTACTAGTATTTTTGAGTCTTTGACATTTGACTATATACAGGAGGACGGCTTTAACTTTTAGCCCCCTACAATATGTTTCCATAAAATATATGTTAATATTTGTATGTTATAAGTAATTTTATATATTGGTTATTTTTTTGTTAGTTGTTACATAGCTTCAAATAGTAGTACTAGCATTTGTATACCGTGCAATGCAtgaaaaacgtttttatatttttatatttatataaaattgataccaattcaattatcatatttataaatataataaaaaaattaattttaacttaattttttcaaattaaaatctttaaataaatataaattttatattttaaatcaaatatttatatagaatatatcgaattaaagctcttatatatatatatattaaatattttataaattagtcgaatttacaattttagaaagaaatgaaattaaacaaaaaatacgAAGATATatgaaaaggaaataaaaagaaaaatataaattataaataaatcttaaattttattataattataaagttactatttaattttaaaattaattttaaattaatttttgactttttaatatagtatagatttgaTCTCTATTTAGCTCCTCAATTGAATTTGTCCAACTCCACCCCCCGCCACTGCTGCATTGCACAAAGCACAAAATTAACCTCAGAGTTCAGGAAATCGGGGAGGGAAAATATCTTTTCTCAAGAACGTCATGAGATTAAACATTTTTGAGTTACTTTTTTAAGAGTAATAATTTAGATAaacaattaataaatcaattaatccatttatatattatttcttGTATGTTGTTCCAAACTTACTATACGGATCTGGATACTGAAAAGGCAACATGCAAGTACATAGTTTTCAAGAACAAGGTGTTAAAAGaagagataataataataataataat includes these proteins:
- the LOC131020471 gene encoding arginine-specific demethylase JMJ22 codes for the protein MLSSKNLWLKSRSKKSKQSRLTHSKRPNSIRKKPKLELKNQATALAPTEDEEYEQTEEGIFSLKNSAQSHSHGVQPLGNLYFSSSSINSRNTGLGNLQILTDELVLEILAFLSGAQLGVLSTVSKSFYVFCNQEPLWRNLVLDTCQNGFLYNGTWKNTFVSAYRCSFMIVSSGVRIRDFYSDYLFQSWLCANLEMKSEWLERDNIVRRRGISVDEFISSFEEPNKPVLLEGCLGKWPAMKKWDREYLVEVCGDTEFSVGPVQMKLEDYFRYSDQVKEERPLYLFDPKFGEKVPQLGMDYEVPEYFSEDLFSVLGSERPDYRWIIIGPAGSGSSFHIDPNSTSAWNAVVRGSKKWVLFPPDVVPPGVHPSPDGAEVACPVSIIEWFMNFYNATKTWAKRPVECICKAGEVIFVPNGWWHLVINLQDSVAITQNFASRRNLLNVLDFLKRPNASTLVSGTRDRVNLHEKFKNAIERALPGTIDELKLKAEEKSKKLSFWESVADSKVGAFKFSF
- the LOC131020472 gene encoding myosin-binding protein 7 yields the protein MELDDSLQSMSHVQCCDCGCSCSMTNTASSEACLRSVKRKYDDVKEENKFTVPGLVVPQNARVEVENECMALRETVSSQQQTIQDLIMELEEERNASSSAANEAMSMILRLQREKAEVHMEARQFKRFAEGKMAHDQQEALALEDLLYKREQTIHSLTCEVQAYKHRMMSFGLTESEADGEKVASQNTSMTENLEGQYEFPAYEMYPPLKCNINESQAYPDGDDETADIEKYPFGETPRSRYELKDFEYRLNELEQSPRTIEPDLEYFGTKNMLEKVTVGQSPRRPKHLRKLSTDSSNSQFSMIKEMGQDFATDSPKCGGSFKKTVFSHLDLNPNFRKVDNASEVGDDVNDRVYTIDSIHQGSAVNGVMDHKASVGSLYDDYTKSPRESLEHSDVMDLEMQKLYARLQALEADRESMRQALISVGTDKAQLVLLKEIAENLCKEMAPAKPMPIQKKPATKSLSFISLFKWVVSFVFWRRKARRSRYMFGKSAKNEGLLMLLDRGPRVGQRRVVSTVNLRN